Proteins encoded in a region of the Candidatus Moanabacter tarae genome:
- the ogt gene encoding Methylated-DNA--protein-cysteine methyltransferase, translating into MDRVISAFFKSPIGNLLAVKGNGGFTSLNLLKNCRKIPLKIKLQTPKPEFEDLFDQLTAYFSGTLRTFKVSLDPKGTPFQVNVWKALNSIPYGSTISYKTLAQKIGTPGGARAIGAANRENPLLIIVPCHRVIGSDGNLTGYSAGLDIKKALLEHEKGNLGAKTHTEQQKSFNR; encoded by the coding sequence ATGGATAGAGTCATATCTGCATTTTTTAAAAGTCCGATAGGGAACTTGTTGGCGGTTAAGGGGAATGGGGGTTTTACCAGTCTAAATCTTCTCAAGAACTGCAGAAAAATCCCACTTAAAATAAAACTCCAAACTCCCAAACCGGAATTCGAGGATCTCTTTGATCAACTGACAGCCTACTTTTCAGGCACACTTAGAACTTTTAAGGTTTCTCTGGATCCTAAAGGAACTCCCTTCCAAGTGAATGTTTGGAAGGCCCTTAATTCAATTCCATATGGATCCACCATCTCCTACAAGACACTTGCTCAAAAAATTGGTACCCCAGGTGGAGCTAGAGCCATTGGTGCCGCTAATCGAGAAAATCCCCTGCTGATTATTGTTCCTTGTCACCGTGTAATCGGTAGCGATGGAAACCTAACAGGCTACTCAGCTGGTCTTGATATTAAGAAAGCGCTCTTGGAACATGAAAAAGGAAATCTTGGGGCTAAGACTCATACAGAACAGCAAAAATCATTTAATAGATAA